A segment of the Acidobacteriota bacterium genome:
CGCGGCGACGGCGGCGATGCTCAAGCCGCGGCGCTCCCGCAACAGGCGCAGCCGCGGCCCGATGTCGGCCGCGTCGCCCGCCCCGTCGCCGGCGCGTCCATTGCTCCTCCGCGCGCGGGCGCCGGCCTCGCCCAGCTCCCGCTTGATGCCGTGGACGTTCAGGCGCTGGACGTCGCGGAGGTACTTGATCCGCTTCAGGACCTTGAGCACGTCGGGGCTGTACAGGCGGAAGCGGCCCCGCGTCCGCAGCGGCGCGACGAGGCCGACGTTTTCCCAGAGGCGCAGCGTCGAGGCGCTCACCCCGATGACGCGCGCGGCCTGGCCCACGGTGAGCAGCCCGCCCGTCGCCGGGCGCGGCGCGGCGCGGCCGGGGGCGCGGCGTCTCTGCGTCACGATGGTCGCCGATGGTAGACCGATTCGCGGCGTTTGACAAGATTGCAGGATTCCTGTAGAAACGGCCATCGCCAACACACGCGTGCCGGGCGCGTGGCGTTCTGCAGTGCCCCCGAAACTCCGAGGAGAAGGTTCGATGCGCGCACCGCTCCCGTTCCGATGGCTCGCTCCACTCGCTCTCCTGCTCGCGACGGCGCTGCCGTCGGCCGCGCAGGTCACCGGCTCGATTGCCGGCACGATCAAGGACGACAGCGGCGCCGTGCTGCCCGGCGCGACGATCACCGTCAGCGGCCCCGCGCTCCGGCGCGGGAGCGCGACCGCCGTCAGCGCGAACGACGGCAGCTACCGCGTGCCGCTGCTCCCTCCCGGCGTCTACGACGTCAAGGCGGAGCTCGGCGGCTTCCGCCCCGTCCTCCGGCAGGGGGTCGAGGTGGCGCTGAACCAGCAGGCGATCCTGGACCTGACGCTCGGCCTCGCCTCGGTGACCGAGGCGGTCAGCGTCACGGGCGCCGCGCCGGTCGTCGAGACGACGCGCTCCGACATCACCAACCGCGTCTCCACGCGGACGATTGACGCGCTCCCGCTGAACGGCCGGAACTTCACCGACCTGGTGGCGCTCGTCCCCGGCGCGCGGCCCGTGCCCGAAGGGCAGCAGGGCGCGAACGTGTCCATCTTCGGCGAGCGCGGCGCCGCCACCTCCTTCCTCGTCGATGGCGCGGAGAACAACGACCCGCTCGAAGGGGGCGCGGCGCTGCGTTACACGCAGGACTCCATCCAGGAGTTCGAGGTCATCACGACCGGGTACGAAGCGGAGTTCGGCCGCGCCCAGGGGGGCATCGTCAACGTCGTCACGCGCTCGGGGACGGACAGCTTCGACGGCCGCGGCTTCTGGTTCCGCCGCGACGATGCGATGGATGCGTCGAACGTGCCGAACCAGGACGCGCCGAAGCTGGCGCGCGACCAGTGGGGCGCGACGCTCGGCGGGCCGATCCGCCGCGACCGCGCGTACTTCTTCGGATCGTTCGAGCGCCTCGGCGAGACGCGCGGCGTCAACATCAACCGCGCGGCGATCCCGCCGTTCATCGCCTCCGGCATCGCCACGCCGGCGGGCACCGAGGATTTCGGCATCGCGCCCGAGACGACCGGCCTCACCGGCATGGGCAAGGCGGACTACGTGTTCAACGCCGCCAACCGCCTGACGCTGACGGTCAACGGCAACGATCAGGACGTGAGCGGCGAGATCAGCTCGCCCGTCGCGGGCACCACCGCGCTGCCGAGCGCGGCGCGCACGCAGAGCGCGAGCGGGTACGCGACGATCGGCCGGCTGACCAGCGTCATGTCCGAGCGGACGTACCTCGAGAGCACCGTCGGGTACACCTCGACCACCTCCGGCACCAACCTCGATCGCGACCAGCGCGCCGAGCCGCTGCTGATCCTCCTGCGGACCGGGTTCATGCAGACCGGCGCGCCGTTCGGCGGAAAGACGAAGCGGGACCGCGACCGCGTGCAGCTCGCGCAGTCGCTGACGCGTGCCGGGATCGACTGGCGGGGCGATCACCAGTTCAAGTTCGGCTGGGACTACAACCACGTGGGCCTGTCGGGCTTCAACGAGGTCACCAACGACGTCGAGTACTCCGCCGCGTTCCTCGCGCCGAACGCGCACGCCGTCAACGAGGACCTGTTCCGCCGGCTCGGCTTCGCGCAGTCGGCGGCGCGGTTCTTCACGCTGTCGTCGAGCCCCGACGGCAGCTTGAACCTGGACATCACGAGCAACGACCTCGCCTTCTTCGCGCAGGACACGTGGCAGGCCGGCTCGTCGGTCACGATCAACGCGGGCGTGCGCTACGACTACTCGAGCCTGTTCAGCGACGACACGAACAACGTGGCGCCGCGGCTCGGCCTCGCGTGGGACGTCGGCGGCCGGCACCGCACGATCGTCAAGGCGAACTGGGGCATCTTCTTCGACCGCAACGTCCTGTCGGCGGCGGCCACCGTGCCCGAGAAGGGGGGCATCTTCACCCGCTCCGCCTTCGACGTCACGCTGCCGCGCCTGGGGGCGGACTACACCGACTCGCTGATCGATCTGGTGATCACCTCGGGGTTCCCGATCGGCGGCGGCGTCCGCACGCCGCCGGAGAATCGCGCGTACGCCGCGTTTGCCAACGCGCTGCGCGCCAACCCGTTGTATCTCTACCAGCTCCTCGGCATCTCGGTGGCGAACCCGTCGGCGCCGCCGGTGGTGACCTCCGACAACGTCCAGCAGTTGAGCGGCAAGTCCGCCGCGCAGGTGGTGGCGTTGCTCGAGTCGACCTTCCCCGGCACCGACTGGGAGTTCTTCGACGTCCCCGGCGGCTCGGTCGTCGGCGACCGGGTGCTGTCCTTCTTCCCGCGCGGCCCGCTGGCGTTCAGCCGCGACGTGTCGGTGTACTCGCAGGACCGCACGCCGTGGACCAACGCGTTCAACGCAGGGATCGAGCAGCAG
Coding sequences within it:
- a CDS encoding TonB-dependent receptor: MRAPLPFRWLAPLALLLATALPSAAQVTGSIAGTIKDDSGAVLPGATITVSGPALRRGSATAVSANDGSYRVPLLPPGVYDVKAELGGFRPVLRQGVEVALNQQAILDLTLGLASVTEAVSVTGAAPVVETTRSDITNRVSTRTIDALPLNGRNFTDLVALVPGARPVPEGQQGANVSIFGERGAATSFLVDGAENNDPLEGGAALRYTQDSIQEFEVITTGYEAEFGRAQGGIVNVVTRSGTDSFDGRGFWFRRDDAMDASNVPNQDAPKLARDQWGATLGGPIRRDRAYFFGSFERLGETRGVNINRAAIPPFIASGIATPAGTEDFGIAPETTGLTGMGKADYVFNAANRLTLTVNGNDQDVSGEISSPVAGTTALPSAARTQSASGYATIGRLTSVMSERTYLESTVGYTSTTSGTNLDRDQRAEPLLILLRTGFMQTGAPFGGKTKRDRDRVQLAQSLTRAGIDWRGDHQFKFGWDYNHVGLSGFNEVTNDVEYSAAFLAPNAHAVNEDLFRRLGFAQSAARFFTLSSSPDGSLNLDITSNDLAFFAQDTWQAGSSVTINAGVRYDYSSLFSDDTNNVAPRLGLAWDVGGRHRTIVKANWGIFFDRNVLSAAATVPEKGGIFTRSAFDVTLPRLGADYTDSLIDLVITSGFPIGGGVRTPPENRAYAAFANALRANPLYLYQLLGISVANPSAPPVVTSDNVQQLSGKSAAQVVALLESTFPGTDWEFFDVPGGSVVGDRVLSFFPRGPLAFSRDVSVYSQDRTPWTNAFNAGIEQQIGENVSVSAMYVRRRTRDLLTRRITNLFDVPRGDPNFGRTTDGGPRISQVTYDGRINYDGLVLSARKRFSSRYQLGVSYTGSRARDNLLTGSVGSTFSNNNHPEIDFGPSNQSVPHIFTANGLVVVPFDIHVSGIVFWRSGSAFNPRGIQDLDGDGLVDQRDTTQERNAFRTESYGDFDMRVEKRVALPGRSSVTVLLEGFNLLNRANVRSVTDVAGPNFGTPTTFFSGRELQVGIRFLFGAR